The following are encoded together in the Cheilinus undulatus linkage group 3, ASM1832078v1, whole genome shotgun sequence genome:
- the LOC121507574 gene encoding ice nucleation protein InaA-like isoform X1, which yields MKILMKMKLLHLHVMLALMTAALLISTSAYPSATTASPLTMASWTTPGALGTNLNGMMVHLSSGKGGISLYSPDFTPTATSWPVPTPYRRHRFGSARPAYRRWWDSTTRPYVPYKNRGYPTPRPYTPYKNRGYPTPRPYTHYKNWGYATTQPYIPYKNRNWGYATTQPYIPYKNWNWGYATTQPYIPYKNWNWGYATTQPYIPYKNRNWGYATTQPYIPYKNWNWGYATTQPYIPYKNWNWGYATTQPYIPYKNWNWGYATTQPYIPYKNRNWGYTNPRPYTHYKNRGYATTQPYIPYKNWNWAYATTQPYIPYKNRNWGYATTQPYIPYKNRNWGYATTQPYIPYKNRNWGYATTQPYIPYKNRNWGYATTQPYIPYKNRNWGYATTQPYIPYKNRNWGYTTPRPYTHYKNRGYATTQPYIPYKNWNWAYATTQPYIPYKNRNWGYATTQPYIPYKNRNWGYATTQPYIPYKNRNWGYATTQPYIPYKNRNWGYATTQPYIPYKNRNWGYTTPRSYTHYKNRGYATTQPYIPYKNRNWGYATTQPYIPYKNRNWGYATTQPYIPYKNRNWGYATTQPYIPYKNRNWGYATTQPYIPYKNRNWGYTNPRPYIPYKNRNWGYATTQPYIPYKNRNWGYTTAQPYTTYPAPTTRGVSVCLRVLGVGYTVFTLSPSTTPLTLRYYDSQRYALTYSRYSQHNLILQHNIRLWSNMEPEIWTRLCVTVDAVKNVAQIFSGPDMSMRRMLKIRYVWSGEPVIDIPGFEGQVTDVQVWDYPLHYKEVFNYMTSGALGSHPGNVLTWSSISYSARGSTLLEDVYEKQAK from the exons ATGAAGATTCTGATGAAGATGAAGCTGCTTCACCTCCATGTGATGTTGGCTCTGATGACAGCGGCGCTGCTCATCTCTACATCTGCTTATCCGTCTGCTACAACTGCATCGCCTCTGACCATGGCATCATGGACCACCCCAG GAGCCTTGGGAACAAATTTAAATGGAATGATGGTCCATTTGTCCTCTGGTAAAGGAGGAATATCCCTCTACTCCCCCGATTTTactcctacagctacatcctgGCCTGTCCCTACTCCCTACAGGAGACACAGATTCGGCTCTGCCAGACCAGCCTACAGGAGATGGTGGGACAGTACTACCAGACCCTATGTTCCCTACAAGAACAGGGGATACCCCACCCCTAGGCCCTACACTCCCTACAAGAACAGGGGATACCCAACCCCTAGGCCCTACACTCACTACAAGAACTGGGGATACGCCACTACCCAGCCCTACATTCCCTATAAGAACCGGAACTGGGGATACGCCACTACCCAGCCCTACATTCCCTATAAGAACTGGAACTGGGGATACGCCACTACCCAGCCCTACATTCCCTATAAGAACTGGAACTGGGGATACGCCACTACCCAGCCCTACATTCCCTATAAGAACCGGAACTGGGGATACGCCACTACCCAGCCCTACATTCCCTATAAGAACTGGAACTGGGGATACGCCACTACCCAGCCCTACATTCCCTATAAGAACTGGAACTGGGGATACGCCACTACCCAGCCCTACATTCCCTATAAGAACTGGAACTGGGGATACGCCACTACCCAGCCCTACATTCCCTATAAGAACCGGAACTGGGGATACACCAACCCTAGGCCCTACACTCACTACAAGAACAGGGGATACGCCACTACCCAGCCCTACATTCCCTATAAGAACTGGAACTGGGCATACGCCACTACCCAGCCCTACATTCCCTATAAGAACCGGAACTGGGGATACGCCACTACCCAGCCCTACATTCCCTATAAGAACCGGAACTGGGGATACGCCACTACCCAGCCCTACATTCCCTATAAGAACCGGAACTGGGGATACGCCACTACCCAGCCCTACATTCCCTATAAGAACCGGAACTGGGGATACGCCACTACCCAGCCCTACATTCCCTATAAGAACCGGAACTGGGGATACGCCACTACCCAGCCCTACATTCCCTATAAGAACCGGAACTGGGGATACACCACCCCTAGGCCCTACACTCACTACAAGAACAGGGGATACGCCACTACCCAGCCCTACATTCCCTATAAGAACTGGAACTGGGCATACGCCACTACCCAGCCCTACATTCCCTATAAGAACCGGAACTGGGGATACGCCACTACCCAGCCCTACATTCCCTATAAGAACCGGAACTGGGGATACGCCACTACCCAGCCCTACATTCCCTATAAGAACCGGAACTGGGGATACGCCACTACCCAGCCCTACATTCCCTATAAGAACCGGAACTGGGGATACGCCACTACCCAGCCCTACATTCCCTATAAGAACCGGAACTGGGGATACACCACCCCTAGGTCCTACACTCACTACAAGAACAGGGGATACGCCACTACCCAGCCCTACATTCCCTATAAGAACCGGAACTG GGGATACGCCACTACCCAGCCCTACATTCCCTATAAGAACCGGAACTGGGGATACGCCACTACCCAGCCCTACATTCCCTATAAGAACCGGAACTGGGGATACGCCACTACCCAGCCCTACATTCCCTATAAGAACCGGAACTGGGGATACGCCACTACCCAGCCCTACATTCCCTATAAGAACCGGAACTGGGGATACACCAACCCTAGGCCCTACATTCCCTATAAGAACCGGAACTGGGGATACGCCACTACCCAGCCCTACATTCCCTATAAGAACCGGAACTGGGGATACAccactgcccagccctacaccACCTACCCTGCCCCCACGACCAGAG GTGTCTCGGTGTGTCTGCGTGTCCTTGGTGTTGGATACACAGTCTTCACCCTCAGTCCATCCACAACTCCTCTGACACTGAGATACTATGACAGTCAGCGTTACGCGCTCACCTACAGCAGGTACAGTCAGCACAACCTCATACTGCAACATAACATAAGACTGTGGTCAAACATGGAGCCAGAAATCTGGACCCGACTCTGTGTAACTGTGGACGCCGTGAAGAACGTGGCCCAGATATTCAGCGGCCCTGACATGAGCATGAGGAGGATGCTCAAGATTCGG taCGTGTGGTCAGGTGAGCCCGTGATTGATATTCCAGGTTTTGAAGGTCAGGTGACAGATGTCCAGGTGTGGGATTATCCTCTCCACTATAAAGAAGTCTTCAACTACATGACCAGTGGAGCCCTCGG GTCGCACCCTGGAAACGTCCTCACCTGGTCGTCCATCAGCTACTCTGCCAGAGGATCCACGCTGTTGGAGGACGTTTATGAGAAGCAGGCAAAGTAG
- the LOC121507574 gene encoding ice nucleation protein-like isoform X3: MKILMKMKLLHLHVMLALMTAALLISTSAYPSATTASPLTMASWTTPGALGTNLNGMMVHLSSGKGGISLYSPDFTPTATSWPVPTPYRRHRFGSARPAYRRWWDSTTRPYVPYKNRGYPTPRPYTPYKNRGYPTPRPYTHYKNWGYATTQPYIPYKNRNWGYATTQPYIPYKNWNWGYATTQPYIPYKNWNWGYATTQPYIPYKNRNWGYATTQPYIPYKNWNWGYATTQPYIPYKNWNWGYATTQPYIPYKNWNWGYATTQPYIPYKNRNWGYTNPRPYTHYKNRGYATTQPYIPYKNWNWAYATTQPYIPYKNRNWGYATTQPYIPYKNRNWGYATTQPYIPYKNRNWGYATTQPYIPYKNRNWGYATTQPYIPYKNRNWGYATTQPYIPYKNRNWGYTTPRPYTHYKNRGYATTQPYIPYKNRNWGYATTQPYIPYKNRNWGYATTQPYIPYKNRNWGYATTQPYIPYKNRNWGYATTQPYIPYKNRNWGYTTPRSYTHYKNRGYATTQPYIPYKNRNWGYATTQPYIPYKNRNWGYATTQPYIPYKNRNWGYATTQPYIPYKNRNWGYATTQPYIPYKNRNWGYTNPRPYIPYKNRNWGYATTQPYIPYKNRNWGYTTAQPYTTYPAPTTRGVSVCLRVLGVGYTVFTLSPSTTPLTLRYYDSQRYALTYSRYSQHNLILQHNIRLWSNMEPEIWTRLCVTVDAVKNVAQIFSGPDMSMRRMLKIRYVWSGEPVIDIPGFEGQVTDVQVWDYPLHYKEVFNYMTSGALGSHPGNVLTWSSISYSARGSTLLEDVYEKQAK; encoded by the exons ATGAAGATTCTGATGAAGATGAAGCTGCTTCACCTCCATGTGATGTTGGCTCTGATGACAGCGGCGCTGCTCATCTCTACATCTGCTTATCCGTCTGCTACAACTGCATCGCCTCTGACCATGGCATCATGGACCACCCCAG GAGCCTTGGGAACAAATTTAAATGGAATGATGGTCCATTTGTCCTCTGGTAAAGGAGGAATATCCCTCTACTCCCCCGATTTTactcctacagctacatcctgGCCTGTCCCTACTCCCTACAGGAGACACAGATTCGGCTCTGCCAGACCAGCCTACAGGAGATGGTGGGACAGTACTACCAGACCCTATGTTCCCTACAAGAACAGGGGATACCCCACCCCTAGGCCCTACACTCCCTACAAGAACAGGGGATACCCAACCCCTAGGCCCTACACTCACTACAAGAACTGGGGATACGCCACTACCCAGCCCTACATTCCCTATAAGAACCGGAACTGGGGATACGCCACTACCCAGCCCTACATTCCCTATAAGAACTGGAACTGGGGATACGCCACTACCCAGCCCTACATTCCCTATAAGAACTGGAACTGGGGATACGCCACTACCCAGCCCTACATTCCCTATAAGAACCGGAACTGGGGATACGCCACTACCCAGCCCTACATTCCCTATAAGAACTGGAACTGGGGATACGCCACTACCCAGCCCTACATTCCCTATAAGAACTGGAACTGGGGATACGCCACTACCCAGCCCTACATTCCCTATAAGAACTGGAACTGGGGATACGCCACTACCCAGCCCTACATTCCCTATAAGAACCGGAACTGGGGATACACCAACCCTAGGCCCTACACTCACTACAAGAACAGGGGATACGCCACTACCCAGCCCTACATTCCCTATAAGAACTGGAACTGGGCATACGCCACTACCCAGCCCTACATTCCCTATAAGAACCGGAACTGGGGATACGCCACTACCCAGCCCTACATTCCCTATAAGAACCGGAACTGGGGATACGCCACTACCCAGCCCTACATTCCCTATAAGAACCGGAACTGGGGATACGCCACTACCCAGCCCTACATTCCCTATAAGAACCGGAACTGGGGATACGCCACTACCCAGCCCTACATTCCCTATAAGAACCGGAACTGGGGATACGCCACTACCCAGCCCTACATTCCCTATAAGAACCGGAACTGGGGATACACCACCCCTAGGCCCTACACTCACTACAAGAACAGGGGATACGCCACTACCCAGCCCTAC ATTCCCTATAAGAACCGGAACTGGGGATACGCCACTACCCAGCCCTACATTCCCTATAAGAACCGGAACTGGGGATACGCCACTACCCAGCCCTACATTCCCTATAAGAACCGGAACTGGGGATACGCCACTACCCAGCCCTACATTCCCTATAAGAACCGGAACTGGGGATACGCCACTACCCAGCCCTACATTCCCTATAAGAACCGGAACTGGGGATACACCACCCCTAGGTCCTACACTCACTACAAGAACAGGGGATACGCCACTACCCAGCCCTACATTCCCTATAAGAACCGGAACTG GGGATACGCCACTACCCAGCCCTACATTCCCTATAAGAACCGGAACTGGGGATACGCCACTACCCAGCCCTACATTCCCTATAAGAACCGGAACTGGGGATACGCCACTACCCAGCCCTACATTCCCTATAAGAACCGGAACTGGGGATACGCCACTACCCAGCCCTACATTCCCTATAAGAACCGGAACTGGGGATACACCAACCCTAGGCCCTACATTCCCTATAAGAACCGGAACTGGGGATACGCCACTACCCAGCCCTACATTCCCTATAAGAACCGGAACTGGGGATACAccactgcccagccctacaccACCTACCCTGCCCCCACGACCAGAG GTGTCTCGGTGTGTCTGCGTGTCCTTGGTGTTGGATACACAGTCTTCACCCTCAGTCCATCCACAACTCCTCTGACACTGAGATACTATGACAGTCAGCGTTACGCGCTCACCTACAGCAGGTACAGTCAGCACAACCTCATACTGCAACATAACATAAGACTGTGGTCAAACATGGAGCCAGAAATCTGGACCCGACTCTGTGTAACTGTGGACGCCGTGAAGAACGTGGCCCAGATATTCAGCGGCCCTGACATGAGCATGAGGAGGATGCTCAAGATTCGG taCGTGTGGTCAGGTGAGCCCGTGATTGATATTCCAGGTTTTGAAGGTCAGGTGACAGATGTCCAGGTGTGGGATTATCCTCTCCACTATAAAGAAGTCTTCAACTACATGACCAGTGGAGCCCTCGG GTCGCACCCTGGAAACGTCCTCACCTGGTCGTCCATCAGCTACTCTGCCAGAGGATCCACGCTGTTGGAGGACGTTTATGAGAAGCAGGCAAAGTAG
- the LOC121507574 gene encoding ice nucleation protein InaA-like isoform X2 translates to MKILMKMKLLHLHVMLALMTAALLISTSAYPSATTASPLTMASWTTPGALGTNLNGMMVHLSSGKGGISLYSPDFTPTATSWPVPTPYRRHRFGSARPAYRRWWDSTTRPYVPYKNRGYPTPRPYTPYKNRGYPTPRPYTHYKNWGYATTQPYIPYKNRNWGYATTQPYIPYKNWNWGYATTQPYIPYKNWNWGYATTQPYIPYKNRNWGYATTQPYIPYKNWNWGYATTQPYIPYKNWNWGYATTQPYIPYKNWNWGYATTQPYIPYKNRNWGYTNPRPYTHYKNRGYATTQPYIPYKNWNWAYATTQPYIPYKNRNWGYATTQPYIPYKNRNWGYATTQPYIPYKNRNWGYATTQPYIPYKNRNWGYATTQPYIPYKNRNWGYATTQPYIPYKNRNWGYTTPRPYTHYKNRGYATTQPYIPYKNWNWAYATTQPYIPYKNRNWGYATTQPYIPYKNRNWGYATTQPYIPYKNRNWGYATTQPYIPYKNRNWGYATTQPYIPYKNRNWGYATTQPYIPYKNRNWGYATTQPYIPYKNRNWGYATTQPYIPYKNRNWGYATTQPYIPYKNRNWGYATTQPYIPYKNRNWGYTNPRPYIPYKNRNWGYATTQPYIPYKNRNWGYTTAQPYTTYPAPTTRGVSVCLRVLGVGYTVFTLSPSTTPLTLRYYDSQRYALTYSRYSQHNLILQHNIRLWSNMEPEIWTRLCVTVDAVKNVAQIFSGPDMSMRRMLKIRYVWSGEPVIDIPGFEGQVTDVQVWDYPLHYKEVFNYMTSGALGSHPGNVLTWSSISYSARGSTLLEDVYEKQAK, encoded by the exons ATGAAGATTCTGATGAAGATGAAGCTGCTTCACCTCCATGTGATGTTGGCTCTGATGACAGCGGCGCTGCTCATCTCTACATCTGCTTATCCGTCTGCTACAACTGCATCGCCTCTGACCATGGCATCATGGACCACCCCAG GAGCCTTGGGAACAAATTTAAATGGAATGATGGTCCATTTGTCCTCTGGTAAAGGAGGAATATCCCTCTACTCCCCCGATTTTactcctacagctacatcctgGCCTGTCCCTACTCCCTACAGGAGACACAGATTCGGCTCTGCCAGACCAGCCTACAGGAGATGGTGGGACAGTACTACCAGACCCTATGTTCCCTACAAGAACAGGGGATACCCCACCCCTAGGCCCTACACTCCCTACAAGAACAGGGGATACCCAACCCCTAGGCCCTACACTCACTACAAGAACTGGGGATACGCCACTACCCAGCCCTACATTCCCTATAAGAACCGGAACTGGGGATACGCCACTACCCAGCCCTACATTCCCTATAAGAACTGGAACTGGGGATACGCCACTACCCAGCCCTACATTCCCTATAAGAACTGGAACTGGGGATACGCCACTACCCAGCCCTACATTCCCTATAAGAACCGGAACTGGGGATACGCCACTACCCAGCCCTACATTCCCTATAAGAACTGGAACTGGGGATACGCCACTACCCAGCCCTACATTCCCTATAAGAACTGGAACTGGGGATACGCCACTACCCAGCCCTACATTCCCTATAAGAACTGGAACTGGGGATACGCCACTACCCAGCCCTACATTCCCTATAAGAACCGGAACTGGGGATACACCAACCCTAGGCCCTACACTCACTACAAGAACAGGGGATACGCCACTACCCAGCCCTACATTCCCTATAAGAACTGGAACTGGGCATACGCCACTACCCAGCCCTACATTCCCTATAAGAACCGGAACTGGGGATACGCCACTACCCAGCCCTACATTCCCTATAAGAACCGGAACTGGGGATACGCCACTACCCAGCCCTACATTCCCTATAAGAACCGGAACTGGGGATACGCCACTACCCAGCCCTACATTCCCTATAAGAACCGGAACTGGGGATACGCCACTACCCAGCCCTACATTCCCTATAAGAACCGGAACTGGGGATACGCCACTACCCAGCCCTACATTCCCTATAAGAACCGGAACTGGGGATACACCACCCCTAGGCCCTACACTCACTACAAGAACAGGGGATACGCCACTACCCAGCCCTACATTCCCTATAAGAACTGGAACTGGGCATACGCCACTACCCAGCCCTACATTCCCTATAAGAACCGGAACTGGGGATACGCCACTACCCAGCCCTACATTCCCTATAAGAACCGGAACTGGGGATACGCCACTACCCAGCCCTACATTCCCTATAAGAACCGGAACTGGGGATACGCCACTACCCAGCCCTACATTCCCTATAAGAACCGGAACTGGGGATACGCCACTACCCAGCCCTACATTCCCTATAAGAACCGGAACTG GGGATACGCCACTACCCAGCCCTACATTCCCTATAAGAACCGGAACTG GGGATACGCCACTACCCAGCCCTACATTCCCTATAAGAACCGGAACTGGGGATACGCCACTACCCAGCCCTACATTCCCTATAAGAACCGGAACTGGGGATACGCCACTACCCAGCCCTACATTCCCTATAAGAACCGGAACTGGGGATACGCCACTACCCAGCCCTACATTCCCTATAAGAACCGGAACTGGGGATACACCAACCCTAGGCCCTACATTCCCTATAAGAACCGGAACTGGGGATACGCCACTACCCAGCCCTACATTCCCTATAAGAACCGGAACTGGGGATACAccactgcccagccctacaccACCTACCCTGCCCCCACGACCAGAG GTGTCTCGGTGTGTCTGCGTGTCCTTGGTGTTGGATACACAGTCTTCACCCTCAGTCCATCCACAACTCCTCTGACACTGAGATACTATGACAGTCAGCGTTACGCGCTCACCTACAGCAGGTACAGTCAGCACAACCTCATACTGCAACATAACATAAGACTGTGGTCAAACATGGAGCCAGAAATCTGGACCCGACTCTGTGTAACTGTGGACGCCGTGAAGAACGTGGCCCAGATATTCAGCGGCCCTGACATGAGCATGAGGAGGATGCTCAAGATTCGG taCGTGTGGTCAGGTGAGCCCGTGATTGATATTCCAGGTTTTGAAGGTCAGGTGACAGATGTCCAGGTGTGGGATTATCCTCTCCACTATAAAGAAGTCTTCAACTACATGACCAGTGGAGCCCTCGG GTCGCACCCTGGAAACGTCCTCACCTGGTCGTCCATCAGCTACTCTGCCAGAGGATCCACGCTGTTGGAGGACGTTTATGAGAAGCAGGCAAAGTAG
- the LOC121507574 gene encoding ice nucleation protein-like isoform X4 encodes MKILMKMKLLHLHVMLALMTAALLISTSAYPSATTASPLTMASWTTPGALGTNLNGMMVHLSSGKGGISLYSPDFTPTATSWPVPTPYRRHRFGSARPAYRRWWDSTTRPYVPYKNRGYPTPRPYTPYKNRGYPTPRPYTHYKNWGYATTQPYIPYKNRNWGYATTQPYIPYKNWNWGYATTQPYIPYKNWNWGYATTQPYIPYKNRNWGYATTQPYIPYKNWNWGYATTQPYIPYKNWNWGYATTQPYIPYKNWNWGYATTQPYIPYKNRNWGYTNPRPYTHYKNRGYATTQPYIPYKNWNWAYATTQPYIPYKNRNWGYATTQPYIPYKNRNWGYATTQPYIPYKNRNWGYATTQPYIPYKNRNWGYATTQPYIPYKNRNWGYATTQPYIPYKNRNWGYTTPRPYTHYKNRGYATTQPYIPYKNWNWAYATTQPYIPYKNRNWGYATTQPYIPYKNRNWGYATTQPYIPYKNRNWGYATTQPYIPYKNRNWGYATTQPYIPYKNRNWGYATTQPYIPYKNRNWGYATTQPYIPYKNRNWGYTNPRPYIPYKNRNWGYATTQPYIPYKNRNWGYTTAQPYTTYPAPTTRGVSVCLRVLGVGYTVFTLSPSTTPLTLRYYDSQRYALTYSRYSQHNLILQHNIRLWSNMEPEIWTRLCVTVDAVKNVAQIFSGPDMSMRRMLKIRYVWSGEPVIDIPGFEGQVTDVQVWDYPLHYKEVFNYMTSGALGSHPGNVLTWSSISYSARGSTLLEDVYEKQAK; translated from the exons ATGAAGATTCTGATGAAGATGAAGCTGCTTCACCTCCATGTGATGTTGGCTCTGATGACAGCGGCGCTGCTCATCTCTACATCTGCTTATCCGTCTGCTACAACTGCATCGCCTCTGACCATGGCATCATGGACCACCCCAG GAGCCTTGGGAACAAATTTAAATGGAATGATGGTCCATTTGTCCTCTGGTAAAGGAGGAATATCCCTCTACTCCCCCGATTTTactcctacagctacatcctgGCCTGTCCCTACTCCCTACAGGAGACACAGATTCGGCTCTGCCAGACCAGCCTACAGGAGATGGTGGGACAGTACTACCAGACCCTATGTTCCCTACAAGAACAGGGGATACCCCACCCCTAGGCCCTACACTCCCTACAAGAACAGGGGATACCCAACCCCTAGGCCCTACACTCACTACAAGAACTGGGGATACGCCACTACCCAGCCCTACATTCCCTATAAGAACCGGAACTGGGGATACGCCACTACCCAGCCCTACATTCCCTATAAGAACTGGAACTGGGGATACGCCACTACCCAGCCCTACATTCCCTATAAGAACTGGAACTGGGGATACGCCACTACCCAGCCCTACATTCCCTATAAGAACCGGAACTGGGGATACGCCACTACCCAGCCCTACATTCCCTATAAGAACTGGAACTGGGGATACGCCACTACCCAGCCCTACATTCCCTATAAGAACTGGAACTGGGGATACGCCACTACCCAGCCCTACATTCCCTATAAGAACTGGAACTGGGGATACGCCACTACCCAGCCCTACATTCCCTATAAGAACCGGAACTGGGGATACACCAACCCTAGGCCCTACACTCACTACAAGAACAGGGGATACGCCACTACCCAGCCCTACATTCCCTATAAGAACTGGAACTGGGCATACGCCACTACCCAGCCCTACATTCCCTATAAGAACCGGAACTGGGGATACGCCACTACCCAGCCCTACATTCCCTATAAGAACCGGAACTGGGGATACGCCACTACCCAGCCCTACATTCCCTATAAGAACCGGAACTGGGGATACGCCACTACCCAGCCCTACATTCCCTATAAGAACCGGAACTGGGGATACGCCACTACCCAGCCCTACATTCCCTATAAGAACCGGAACTGGGGATACGCCACTACCCAGCCCTACATTCCCTATAAGAACCGGAACTGGGGATACACCACCCCTAGGCCCTACACTCACTACAAGAACAGGGGATACGCCACTACCCAGCCCTACATTCCCTATAAGAACTGGAACTGGGCATACGCCACTACCCAGCCCTACATTCCCTATAAGAACCGGAACTGGGGATACGCCACTACCCAGCCCTACATTCCCTATAAGAACCGGAACTGGGGATACGCCACTACCCAGCCCTACATTCCCTATAAGAACCGGAACTG GGGATACGCCACTACCCAGCCCTACATTCCCTATAAGAACCGGAACTGGGGATACGCCACTACCCAGCCCTACATTCCCTATAAGAACCGGAACTGGGGATACGCCACTACCCAGCCCTACATTCCCTATAAGAACCGGAACTGGGGATACGCCACTACCCAGCCCTACATTCCCTATAAGAACCGGAACTGGGGATACACCAACCCTAGGCCCTACATTCCCTATAAGAACCGGAACTGGGGATACGCCACTACCCAGCCCTACATTCCCTATAAGAACCGGAACTGGGGATACAccactgcccagccctacaccACCTACCCTGCCCCCACGACCAGAG GTGTCTCGGTGTGTCTGCGTGTCCTTGGTGTTGGATACACAGTCTTCACCCTCAGTCCATCCACAACTCCTCTGACACTGAGATACTATGACAGTCAGCGTTACGCGCTCACCTACAGCAGGTACAGTCAGCACAACCTCATACTGCAACATAACATAAGACTGTGGTCAAACATGGAGCCAGAAATCTGGACCCGACTCTGTGTAACTGTGGACGCCGTGAAGAACGTGGCCCAGATATTCAGCGGCCCTGACATGAGCATGAGGAGGATGCTCAAGATTCGG taCGTGTGGTCAGGTGAGCCCGTGATTGATATTCCAGGTTTTGAAGGTCAGGTGACAGATGTCCAGGTGTGGGATTATCCTCTCCACTATAAAGAAGTCTTCAACTACATGACCAGTGGAGCCCTCGG GTCGCACCCTGGAAACGTCCTCACCTGGTCGTCCATCAGCTACTCTGCCAGAGGATCCACGCTGTTGGAGGACGTTTATGAGAAGCAGGCAAAGTAG